The Besnoitia besnoiti strain Bb-Ger1 chromosome IV, whole genome shotgun sequence genome contains a region encoding:
- a CDS encoding hypothetical protein (encoded by transcript BESB_056990), whose translation MRRSSSGWRDASGARENRLCRDSGLAPPSLAELLLPTKAERKTVSHVEEGRAAKVSTGHGENDEAGHRCKRQGSEGWEEGRKQKKELKKPRKTAHLRAFPSPLRPARSEQAMPTEADGYNLSGSELSRVGTVRLHRGVNGTTGDEQAVGCWRPRAEGSALALKRPLTTASLFSCSPCFVGEASDAARWPPAGAGLRTDPLAGAPPQGEPRRSACIERPRSASTESLRARVPDAAKSRRSFAEEPPGAREAELSQDAPPYRGEPQAQGQATRGWSIKTEAHARAPRDGLSALGEEVRGVLRRCCAAPIDSLILATGRPKPEARETVRPTGTHSQTWRLAQASEDVASGRALTSVGERVHSAKKTRPLLSAAGQGNAMDSRRTAKEEQGTKRERRGLPASATALARARCAAELPARHPPPEAPLRFSAADSPAHAVGPCPFKGQLSFPLRGALLRGHDASLSPRAGLERNSRGQNSSWVAADARREKECEPQPGDWRLDAACADKREQTPLEKRPNSTRNSHSGDKESASDDACRPSPRLQSSSFCIRPAIGKPSQRQLCAREPRPKPLKIIDGLVVKTCSSTLRFKNVGGLKPPGPGATQVEVSSSTIERAGTPETDSLLRRGQPEVQELSRAETEKVNAGTMVGKRLLSSARVVSNAEKESWRFEDLLLRLTTRSPRRGLRQIQKEVLDYRRSKAGQRERLASDENRARGEHGDPPGAQGDKVVSTDIQHLFRFGRAQDLPQVPAPVSSRREGRATLEKAARMRDTSGEAEWRAQSCPPASILPVQSTTRRGMVEEHAHVVTETGHADMRDECAALVAESLTTRHTSPGRRRMNACSVCSSHETAVQSDEEELLRESLQAFLRRRRQARATRRKKVRCALEQLGLSRTAFPFSCVFDCSARQREANRFSIDEGQTVPSHETRSETGMESVLVDAFGDAVGLPAYEVIPLQTEQLSTDTLDERIMSTHLHGARLPSVWTNHQDTDNEEGRLWCRLVGSMAGSRHGKSQAEAFMPLREAQAIEVHGGAKIQNDEAVSCASSATAHSAVWKARGRRSDFADTGGSMQRACICRCDAESRWGETCCRRPSSERGLDVPRELRSECPPPLVRHLCFWAACRLLLTHGARTTIHARIAELVSRITEVLLATSVFTRRSQRPAALGDDSANGDTVEQGSRDGFTKACGGASAAATAGSANEMAEAAASIAGEGFVKRSWKMSASHGTCEAGCGLMQPRARDKALCLEPTSNRRLPGGVLLKPATRWAIAGGERLAEAEATVRSPPGVDSAVILQCADWFQTHVGRVASRQGIGSSGCAGERRLGEAVARTQTAALDRFQSRAAWYQPMQHSQRRSLPSTRIYEDSDDEHTLLFPTVTDLGLRKGPSVKAKWQLQQRCQTLRLVLRSLLECSSSAFPMSRRTRYGLAYGHSCGDESNTNSELRTGAAVCLYALLRQMFADVPEDAGSLLRRT comes from the coding sequence ATGCGGAGATCCTCCAGCGGCTGGCGGGATGCCTCTGGTGCGCGAGAGAATCGCCTGTGTCGAGACTCCGGTTTAGCCCCCCCGTCTCTTGCGGAGCTCCTTCTTCCAACGAAAGCGGAGCGAAAAACCGTTTCTCACGTCGAAGAGGGGCGCGCCGCCAAAGTCTCAACAGGCCATGGAGAAAATGATGAAGCTGGGCACCGATGCAAACGGCAGGGCAGCGAAGGATGGGAGGAAgggagaaaacagaaaaaagagcTCAAGAAGCCGCGAAAGACGGCGCATCTCCGCGCATTCCCTTCTCCACTTCGTCCAGCACGAAGTGAACAGGCGATGCCGACGGAGGCTGACGGATACAACCTCTCCGGTTCTGAGCTCTCACGTGTGGGAACCGTTCGCTTGCATCGCGGGGTCAACGGTACAACTGGGGACGAACAAGCGGTGGGCTGCTGGCGACCTCGTGCAGAAGGCTCCGCTCTTGCACTGAAACGCCCCTTGACGACCGCGAGTCTTTTTTCGTGCTCGCCATGTTTTGTGGGGGAAGCGAGCGATGCCGCACGCtggccgcctgcaggcgctggctTGCGAACCGACCCTctggctggcgcgcctccgcagggtGAGCCCCGTCGGAGTGCATGCATCGAACGCCCGCGGTCGGCTTCCACAGAGTCCCTCCGGGCGCGTGTGCCGGACGCCGCGAAGTCCAGGAGAAGCTTTGCAGAAGAGCCTCCAGGCGCGAGGGAAGCCGAGCTGTCGCAAGACGCACCGCCGTACCGCGGCGAGCCACAAGCGCAggggcaggcgacgcgcggatGGAGCATCAAGAcagaagcgcatgcgcgtgcgccgcgcgatGGACTGAGCGCCCTTGGCGAGGAGGTCCGCGGAGTCCTACGGCGCTGCTGTGCGGCCCCTATAGACTCTTTGATTCTGGCGACGGGGCGCCCAAAGccagaggcgcgggagacagTCCGCCCGACTGGAACGCATAGCCAGACGTGGAGGcttgcgcaggcgagcgaagacgTTGCAAGCGGGAGAGCTCTTACTTCGGTCGGTGAGAGAGTCCACAGTGCGAAAAAGACGCGTCCGCTCTTGAGCGCCGCGGGGCAAGGAAACGCGATGGACTCACGAAGAACCGCGAAGGAGGAACAGGGGAcgaagcgagaaagaagaggtCTCCCAGCATCTGCGACCGCCttggcgagggcgcgctgtGCAGCcgagctgcctgcgcgccacCCGCCTCCGGAGGCTCCGCTCCGCTTTTCCGCAGCCGACAGTCCGGCGCATGCAGTTGGTCCCTGTCCGTTCAAAGGGCAATTAAGCTTCCCTTTGCGAGGAGCGCTGCTGCGAGGACATGACGCCTCTCTCAGCCCTCGCGCGGGCTTGGAGCGGAACAGCCGAGGGCAGAACTCGAGTTGGGTTGCGGCTGATgcgcggcgagagaaagaaTGTGAGCCGCAGCCTGGTGACTGGCGTCTTgacgcggcgtgcgcagacaAGCGCGAGCAGACGCCCCTTGAAAAGCGGCCAAACTCGACGCGGAACTCTCATTCTGGCGACAAAGAGAGCGCGTCTGATGACGCGTGCCGTCCCTCCCCTCGTCTTCAGTCCTCGTCTTTCTGCATCCGCCCAGCGATAGGGAAGCCAAGTCAGAGACAGTTGTGCGCAAGGGAGCCGCGGCCCAAGCCGCTAAAAATCATCGATGGCCTAGTGGTGAAGACTTGTTCTTCAACTCTGCGGTTCAAAAATGTGGGTGGACTGAAGCCCCCCGGCCCGGGCGCAACACAAGTGGAGGTGTCTTCTTCCACGATTGAGCGTGCGGGCACTCCGGAGACAGACAGTCTTCTTCGACGCGGACAGCCTGAGGTTCAGGAACTCTCCAGGGCCGAGACGGAGAAGGTGAACGCTGGTACGATGGTAGGGAAGAGACTTCTGTCCTCCGCCAGGGTGGTTTCGAACGCAGAAAAGGAGAGCTGGAGATTCGAGGACCTGCTTTTACGGCTGACTACCCGTTCACCCCGGCGCGGTCTACGGCAGATTCAGAAGGAGGTTCTGGATTATCGGCGCAGTAAAGCTGGTCAACGAGAACGGCTAGCGTCTGACGAAAACAGGGCACGAGGAGAACATGGAGACCCACCAGGGGCTCAGGGCGACAAAGTAGTTAGCACTGACATTCAACATCTCTTTAGATTTGGGCGTGCGCAGGACCTTCCGCAGGTCCCCGCGCCGGTATCCAGCAGGCGAGAAGGTCGCGCGACCTTGGAGAAGGCAGCCAGAATGCGGGATACCTCAGGGGAAGCCGAGTGGCGGGCTCAGTCATGCCCTCCAGCCTCCATCCTTCCAGTGCAAAGTACCACGAGGCGCGGGATGGTAGAAGAGCATGCACATGTGGTGACGGAGACAGGACACGCTGATATGCGTGACGAGTGCGCCGCCTTGGTAGCAGAGAGCCTGACCACCCGCCACACATCGCCCGGCCGGAGGAGAATGAACGCCTGCAGCGTTTGTTCGAGTCATGAGACGGCTGTTCAGAGTGATGAGGAGGAGTTGCTGAGAGAGAGTCTCCAAGCCTtcctcaggcgccgcaggcaggcgcgggcgacgcgcaggaagaAGGTGCGATGCGCTCTGGAGCAATTAGGCCTATCGCGAACTGCATTCCCCTTTTCCTGCGTTTTCGACTGCAGTGCTCGGCAACGTGAAGCTAATCGGTTTTCAATTGACGAAGGGCAGACTGTGCCCAGCCACGAGACAAGGAGCGAAACTGGTATGGAATCCGTCCTCGTAGACGCTTTCGGGGACGCTGTAGGTCTTCCTGCCTATGAAGTCATTCCTCTGCAGACAGAGCAGCTATCCACGGACACGCTTGACGAGCGCATAATGTCCACGCATCTGCACGGCGCAAGGTTGCCATCCGTGTGGACGAATCATCAAGACACGGATAATGAAGAAGGAAGACTCTGGTGCAGACTGGTGGGTAGTATGGCCGGGAGTCGACATGGGAAGAGTCAGGCGGAGGCCTTCATGCCGCTCCGCGAAGCGCAGGCCATAGAAGTGCATGGAGGCGCTAAGATCCAGAACGACGAAGCggtctcctgcgcctcctctgccacCGCACATTCAGCTGTGTGGAAAGCGAGAGGACGCCGTTCTGACTTCGCTGACACTGGAGGCTCTATGCAGCGTGCGTGCATATGCAGGTGTGATGCCGAGAGCCGCTGGGGGGAAACTTGTTGCCGCAGGCccagcagcgagcgaggcctAGACGTTCCGCGTGAACTCCGGTCTGAGTGCCCCCCGCCGCTCGTGAGGCACCTGTGTTTTTGGGCTGCGTGTCGACTGTTGTTGACACATGGTGCTAGGACGACAATTCATGCTCGGATAGCTGAGCTCGTGTCAAGGATCACAGAGGTTCTCTTAGCGACTTCAGTCTTCACCAGACGGTCGCAGAGGCCTGCTGCCTTAGGTGACGACTCTGCGAATGGCGATACCGTGGAACAGGGCTCCAGAGATGGCTTCACTAAGGCATGCGGAGGGGCATCCGCAGCTGCTACGGCGGGCTCTGCAAACGAGATggcggaagcagcggcaaGCATAGCAGGTGAAGGATTTGTCAAGAGAAGCTGGAAGATGTCTGCATCACACGGAACATGCGAGGCTGGCTGCGGCCTCATGCAACCGAGAGCTCGAGACAAGGCTTTGTGTTTGGAGCCGACGAGCAATAGAAGGCTGCCAGGCGGCGTCCTGCTGAAGCCAGCTACTCGCTGGGCGATCGCTGGCGGAGAGAGATTGGCTGAGGCGGAAGCAACCGTGCGGAGCCCTCCGGGTGTCGATTCGGCCGTCATCCTTCAGTGTGCGGACTGGTTTCAGACGCATGTCGGGCGGGTGGCGAGCAGGCAAGGGATCGGGAGCAGCGGTTGcgcgggagagcggcgccttGGAGAGGCGGTTGCAAGAACGCAAACGGCAGCCCTAGATCGGTTCCAGTCGAGAGCAGCGTGGTACCAGCCCATGCAGCACTCTCAAAGAAGGTCGCTTCCATCGACCAGAATCTATGAAGATTCTGACGATGAGCATACACTGCTCTTTCCCACAGTAACCGATTTAGGCCTCAGAAAGGGGCCATCAGTAAAAGCCAAATGGCAGCTTCAGCAGCGGTGTCAGACACTCCGACTGGTGTTGCGGTCGCTGCTAGAATGCAGCTCATCAGCGTTCCCCATGTCGAGGCGCACACGATATGGATTAGCATACGGTCATTCATGCGGTGATGAGTCAAATACGAATAGCGAACTGCGAACCGGTGCTGCCGTATGCTTGTATGCCTTGCTTCGTCAGATGTTTGCAGATGTGCCCGAAGATGCAGGCAGCCTTCTACGTCGAACGTAG
- a CDS encoding hypothetical protein (encoded by transcript BESB_057000) → MEDEEVGAGMLGSDHRNEGDDSCGNSVVGAAGGQALSTTAVAGTQGAASSTSLLDQPSRGFEGASTLGPRLCHTESATGGSKVSWEPSGEAQLRCPLQLQRDDLFSLTHAENTSVTGRGQRAEEGVCAFHAEDSSRRSEGDSISVGEAIELMTALQESSLLHTCNRVVEDALPDDLLRLLSLPCSANEPLESREQGGLTAHQNRGTPKEKEMRQWLQPVAAHDRETDRGDRLSATDGFVGRTGHNSQRLGLMDGYKPQEAFTPTGLLPQHTYGRPPGQDGVLVRGRRSISSGSRFTADDRTVTDANCLSTGCQIVANRHGEPLCSTDSTRSEESGSESSPSSPCNTPGACCDSPASASAKRDNNHTTVRAHAWADASLKEFEVGTAAGSSTNLIRGACTLQSGVARAECNVAARNSYGQIHRSGTANIADRAKISDYSAMHKAMPKVTGVRFQAQRNRFVAEWYERGRTRMAYFPVKLYGFDRARNMAIRRREEVLQMKLAKSNVKGDVGGSPASAHGRGNLSVRSGAVEMVTPTSKRRRLVDSYTPSATPAPCRNTFPIETATPRFTSSRRPALLPLATCESKPAKETPITEVLLRSPVRTSSERADPEAGCEVGLKRRREDHILPTLLEQQRRLWTPETTRVVAAGGAARVDARDISLCDLLERAVAAAGTQGKAHLRRRCEESFSEGLGIRPDIRSVSNALLIAAQLQKQDIIDLQSQSTSSGASCSDTDCLEQTWASAGRRLVASMMGGRTTEERRLSASIL, encoded by the exons atggaggacgaggaggtcGGCGCGGGTATGCTAGGCAGCGACCACCGAAACGAGGGGGACGACTCCTGTGGAAATTCAGTCGTGGGTGCGGCAGGAGGCCAGGCACTCTCGACAACTGCGGTTGCGGGCACccagggcgccgcgtcgtcaaCGTCGCTTTTGGATCAACCTTCGCGGGGCTTTGAGGGGGCAAGTACATTAGGACCTCGACTTTGCCACACGGAGTCAGCCACAGGCGGCAGCAAGGTCTCCTGGGAACCAAGCGGAGAAGCGCAATTGCGGTGTCCTCTTCAGTTGCAGAGAGACGACCTCTTCAGCTTGACGCACGCGGAGAACACGTCGGTGACGGGACGTGGACAACGAGCTGAAGAGGGCGTATGCGCGTTTCACGCGGAGGACTCCTCACGTCGAAGCGAGGGAGACAGCATTTCCGTGGGGGAAGCCATTGAGCTGATGACCGCACTTCAAGAATCCAGTCTCCTCCATACATGCAACAGGGTGGTGGAAGATGCGCTTCCAGATGACCTTCTCCGCTTGCTGTCGTTGCCGTGTAGCGCGAATGAGCCACTTGAATCGCGTGAGCAAGGGGGACTCACTGCGCATCAAAACAGGGGGACTccgaaagagaaagagatgCGACAGTGGCTTCAGCCAGTAGCTGCCCACGACAGAGAAACGgaccgcggcgaccgccttAGTGCGACAGACGGTTTCGTCGGCAGGACCGGACATAATTCTCAAAGGCTAGGACTGATGGACGGATACAAGCCCCAAGAGGCATTCACACCCACAGGTCTGCTTCCCCAGCACACATACGGGCGGCCTCCTGGACAGGATGGTGTTCTAGTTAGAGGACGCAGATCTATCTCAAGTGGCTCCAGGTTTACAGCAGATGATAGGACAGTCACTGATGCAAACTGCCTCAGCACCGGCTGTCAAATTGTCGCCAACAGACACGGCGAACCCCTTTGTAGTACCGATAGTACCAGGTCAGAAGAGTCGGGCTCTGAGTCTTCACCATCATCGCCGTGCAATACGCCAGGTGCTTGCTGTGACTCTCCAGCGAGTGCCTCTGCTAAGCGAGACAATAACCACACAACAGTCCGGGCGCATGCCTGGGCCGATGCTTCCTTGAAGGAATTTGAGGTTGGAACAGCCGCCGGCTCTTCGACAAACTTGATTCGTGGCGCCTGTACCCTTCAGTCCGGTGTAGCTCGAGCGGAGTGTAACGTCGCAGCTAGAAATTCGTATGGGCAGATTCACAGGAGTGGAACAGCGAATATTGCGGACCGCGCCAAGATATCCGATTATTCTGCAATGCACAAAGCTATGCCTAAAGTTACAGGAGTCCGTTTTCAGGCGCAGAGAAACCGGTTTGTCGCAGAATGGTACGAACGCGGGCGAACGAGGATGGCGTATTTCCCTGTCAAGCTGTACGGGTTCGACCGGGCGAGGAATATGGCGATTCGGCGTAGAGAG GAGGTCCTGCAGATGAAACTTGCGAAGAGCAATGTTAAAGGGGACGTCGGAGGCagtcctgcgtctgcgcacgGGAGAGGGAACCTGTCAGTCAGAAGCGGAGCAGTGGAGATGGTAACTCCCACTTCGAAGCGTCGACGGCTCGTGGACAGTTACACCCcgtcggcgacgccagcCCCGTGCAGAAACACATTTCCCATCGAGACTGCAACGCCCCGTTTCACATCTTCTCGTCGtcccgcgctgctgcccctAGCGACGTGCGAATCTAagccggcgaaggagacacctATTACGGAGGTACTCCTCCGTTCCCCGGTGCGAACTTCCAGCGAAAGGGCGGACCCAGAAGCCGGTTGTGAGGTTGGCCTCAAGCGTCGGCGAGAAGACCATATTCTGCCCACTTTgctcgagcagcagcggaggtTGTGGACACCGGAGACGACAAGAGTGGTTGCGGCCGGAGGAGCGGCGAGAGTGGATGCGAGAGACATCAGCTTGTGTGACTTGCTCGAAAGGGCTGTGGCGGCCGCTGGCACTCAAGGAAAAGCCCATTTACGGAGACGCTGTGAGGAAAGTTTCTCAGAAGGCTTGGGGATCCGCCCAGATATACGAAGTGTAAGCAATGCCTTATTGATTGCAGCTCAGCTGCAGAAACAGGACATAATTGATTTGCAGTCCCAGTCGACCTCGTCAGGTGCGTCGTGCTCCGATACTGACTGCCTGGAGCAAACTTGGGCaagcgcaggcaggcgcctgGTGGCAAGTATGATGGGGGGCCGGACGACTGAGGAGAGACGTCTGTCGGCTTCCATACTATGA